Sequence from the Caretta caretta isolate rCarCar2 chromosome 8, rCarCar1.hap1, whole genome shotgun sequence genome:
ACTGTCTCTTAATATCTGCTTTAAAGTGTCTAGCCCAATGGGTCCATGATCTCAACTGGGGCCTGTAGGCAAAGAAACAATAAAGTGGTGTAATGGTAGGCCACATTGTGTGAGGCATGGTTCCCACATGAGACTTTAATCAAGTGAGCTCCGCAATTATTTATGTTCCATGTAGCCACTTTCAAATGACTGCTGTTTTGGGCATAGGCCTGTTGAAAAAAGGAACACAGCAAGAATTTGTCTAATGGggggtgtattttttttcttttttgtttttttcccccactcacaAATAGCTGAATAGTTTTTGCTCAAACTTTGCACAAAAAAACCTCACCTTGGGGCATAGGCTTAGCCGGGGTGACCAACCCGAGCctaagaaggagccagaatttaccaatgtacattgccaaagagccacagtaatgcgtcagcagccccccagcagctcccccacccctgctcccagcacctcccacccactagCAGCCCCGCCAATCTGcatctccccctcctgccctgcacctcctgttcagctgttttgtggcgtgcaggaggctcggagtggggggggagagcaagggcatggcaggctcaggggaggaggtgggaagggatggagtaggggcagggcctgtggtagagccaggggttgagcagtgagcaccccccgacacactggaaagttggcacctgtagctccagccccagagtcggtgcctatacaaggagccgcatattaaattctgaagagctgcatgtggctccagagccacaggttggccacccctgggctaagCATTGGAAATTTtagaccccccaccccaagcagaaGATACCTGAGTGCTAGGAGTACAATGGAATCTCAGTGTTTATGAACACAAATCTTACAAACAACCAGTTGtagcggttcaatacaagacaggacacggctttaggcaagcaagcaggctggtctgctgatgggatttttcctgtcagcttttccacctcttttatttctctcccccctgcgcatcacataccccatccgaccgcaaaaggcatcaacaaaggaaataatatgactttgattaatattcctatttactagcctctatctactacaatctttattctcaggccttgagtttcggccgaggaagcttcccacggctgatgtccttattttgacttcccagatggtccatgttttcatggtccatgtccttggatagaacagagcaatgtgtgcattgctcctacacaacagtcagggtgtgccctgactgtttccagatgcatgaacgctacatgaacccttcatccccccttttgttattattatgctcggccatctcatggtagccatcaatttgcttttgtaaGTGATtcaactcccagacagacaaggacataactcggGGAGCCTACCAGGGCGGATCTCTGCAAAGCCTTAGCAAGgagggaatacattgtacacagcagcagcaaaatataagcccaacaattacaaacacagcataaccgaaaagttgtcgcagccatcctagagagggcagccatcctgtaagccaattccaaaagccctcaaaccccagatcttggcgtatgtgtgctgtaagattggccaattcagccagtctagtttctatggagcgactattatcagttaaattaaagcaacacatgtgctgaaacgtggagcagcctagatggtgtttcaggagcaaaaaatcaatggctgctctgttatccaaaattgcatcccttaattcgtgttgctctgtgttaagtagggcaattgcctgggatgttgtattaattgcctttgccgcaaagcatgccaggttatttaaagttctggctgtataaatggcaagcgcggggaccccaacaatagaggccgctaaagcagtatactcagcatgactaaaaagctcaacatctgcaatacaatcatctgaaaggggtacacttcttctACTACGTTTttgaccagcaaaaggcaatataagtgtcattctactaagacagcaaagggtgccatcacttaaatttgcaggaatataattaaaggtgcgtgaaccgcaggtaaaaaaccatcctgatggtaggatgatatggccataattgtatGAAACATTTATGGCGTGGGAACAACTTAAAAAGGGTTGAGAAACTTgccgacagcccaagggcacccttgtactagtgcagttaaccacacgtgcacaggtgacattgttggccccggccgggtacggtgtgtggagggatatggcCGTGTGAGACAAAGTataattggccgggccccaattagccataccAGAGTATTGGGAAGAGAGATttgcgtaagcagcgagcatcgtctcattccctatttcttcagggtgatgacatactggaataaggcatgtacccaACAATTCtccagctgctacagaattagataaacaaaagtgggtaacatttgctattgaagccaatctttcccataggttatatgtcattcgggctcgtaacggagaaagcgctcccgagccaacccctacaggaaatagcaggcacaaaaggcatacaatcaatacagaattagcagtaatttgggcaagaattgccacaaacaaagtctcaggagtctctggctgttggtttgctgccagccgtcgttgagccgcggcgaccaatgcttttactgctccccatgtcacggccTGGCTTGGGACACTACGCCTCTTCCGTTTCCGTCCCTTCGTTGTCGACCCAGGAGGCACCGCGCCCTCCTCcagggtcagctgaaactccggtatggggttcgatagtccctggtgccatgccatgctgcttcagtgccggtcgcacacaccgggccggaacccacaatggtcctgcagggagagacacagcagcatatccccgaccccaagtgattagaggtactgggcccagccattgcggatcaggcagctgacggtaatagacacgtggtctttccagcacctcggatttatgaaaatgccgatccgcgggggtctgctgatctgcgtttagcgttaagttatttaaagtgaacaaaaggatatgcaattgttgctgaatgtctcccaaggttcggagacgcagctccccttgttttaattgtttgtcaagcaaggtttttagtgtgcgatttgcacgttcaacaatggcttggcccgtggagttataagggatcccgtgtgtgAGACGGACGTCCAATTGGACACAAAAGGCGGAAAGGGCtgtggagcagtaggctggggcattatctgtttttatttggctcgggcgacccataacagcaaaacaggctagcagatggtgaataactttaggagtggcttccccacgctgtggggttgcccagaggaatcccgaataggtatcaatggaaacatgtaaaaacgaataggggcggaattgtggcacatgagtaaaatccatttgccacagctgatttgctgcggtacctcgggaGTTAATGGCATAAGagaaagtaggagcagcagcagcacagtgggggcaggaacgaacaatggaacgtgcatgatcagcaggaatgtgaaactgccgggccaaaacagaggcagactgatgaaaaaaggcatggctttcaatggggtcagaaagaAGAGAATTTACCTCACCACGTAACGCGCGATCGGGGCGCGCATTGCCTTCggtgagtagcccaggcagaggggtatgactgcgaatatgagcaacaaagtacgggaaattacgagtggtgatgagatactgtaaagacaaaaacaggcgaaggaggtctgcatcgacctgaggggtaatgagggctaggggtaaatgatcaattacttgataaacataatgggtgtccacaatcaaattaaagggacaatcaacaaaaagttgaaaggccaaaacaacagcagccaattctgagcGCTGCgcagaacgctgaggcagcgtaaagcgagaatgccaacgaggggggtcacctaattgataggtgacaacaccgcgacgtggagagccatcagtaaaaagagtgacggctgaaacaatgggttgagagcgaCTAAGACGATGGACAACCAGGGGCACCTGTTGGGTAATTACCAATCGGGGATCTTTAGGGGGATTATAagagatctctcccacataatcacaaagagcaacctgccaggccaaggaggtgtggcacaaagagtcaaattcagtacgggacaaggggagcacaatggcaactaaatcagtgccagtgagttgcactgcacggtggcgggctttacgaacaagatcagatagggcatctaaatacggGTAAATATTTCGAGGGggggtggatgaaaggtatagccattctataatagagacggctgtgtctgtacggggtacaaacagagccgcagttggcgtatgaggggtggcaagaagaaccaatcgtaagggacggacctctgggagtctgtccacaaactgctgactcaatgctgcattgatttgtcgaatgcaggcagtatgcttttcagtgatggcaataaccgcacccggtgcccgggctccacgcaggagctcgaacaacggctgcagcattgaagtggggagacgaaagtagggcctaatccaatttaaatgacccaaaacttgttgtaatttaacaagggttaggggttgaggtagaattaattccggacgaaccggagcagcataggtttgtaaaaccttatgtccgaggtagtggtagggataagagcgttggattttttctggtgccactaataggccattttggccgagaatctcGGACAGAGATTCAAGTTGTTCTGCCGTAACCTGAggaccactaagcaaaatgtcatccatataatggtagacctttagtgtggggtaccgggcacgaaaaggggcaagggcccgatccacaaagagctgacacaaggtcggactattttgcattccctggggcaagactttccattgatacctatgaGAGGGTTgttgattattatattgtggcaccgtaaacgcgaatttttcgcggtcttgtgggcaaaggggaatagtgaaaaaacaatcctttaaatctaacacacaaagctgatcggtttgaggaattaaattcgggttCGGTAAGCCAAATTgtaaggggcccataggttggatgcgtttatttatttcccttggatcatgtaacagccgccaagcacccgatttttccTTAATAACGAAcacggggtgttccagggactagtggagcgttCCAagcgctgtgcttgcaaatgctgctgcaccaGCGACTGAAGTGCTCTCAGCTtctctagagggaggggccactggtcaatccatacgggctctaaggattgccacaccAAGGGTAATGCTGAAGGCATGGCGGGtgcgggagggttttgggccattagatattaatatcgagggtggtgtccagctttgtaagcaagtcacggccccaaatattgaggtggacagggagcacaaaaggacggattgtagcaagggtatggcctcccggtttagagactgtgacccaagacaaactttggcgcctgGGTTTACTACCCCcaatcccccacaactccttagAAGGAattgttggccaactgaccggccactccagatcacgaatcaccgtaacgtcagctccagtgtccaccagccctgtaaagggaacatcatttaagagaagtgttaactgaggtttcgaggggcggaccgacattgttagagcaacaagtggagaggacgtgttgtgagatggtgACTGAGCCAGCaccgatccaaagccgcctccgccccggtcTCGATCCTccgcagctggcacctgataggggactaaaatcaattgtgcaattgaccgtccacacgggagcgactgtggaagatgagtccacacctgaaccttaataatgcctgtgtagtcagcatcaatgacccctggaatgacaaaaaagccctgtttcccagcatgtgagcgagggagaacgagacctacaaagccggcagggagaggtcccgtcacctgtgtaggtatggcgcaaacctcccctggcagccgaaagtcagtgtcctcctgcatgatcaaatcaagccctgcacttccagcagtcaccgccctcatagagtctacggattttaaggcagaggagcggttgtctgagtgggaaacacccccgtttggccctgggttcgggggggacccatCGCGcagtttcccgacccgctacgacactgattagcccagtgataatcTTTCCCACACTTGGGACACTTCttggagggtcgggctggtgccttagatgagcggcactcccgctgaaaatgaccctccttaccacagcggtaacaacgcttcccctccttcccagtttttctcagggcggcagccagaactccagccttgtgggcttgtgtgccgatgttctggcacgcccgcagcatgtctgagagctctaaaataccagaggcttgcgcTGCCTGGAGAGTATGGCGGCAAtcctcatttgcattttcaactgccaattttaacaggagctcgtgagctgcctcagtgttatccacctgtcggaggatagcctcatgcaatctgttggtaaaatccaaaaaggactctgaggcaccctgacagatactgacaaagcttttggtaggcttgcctgaatccgggaccttcttgaaagcatgctgggcacaggtggaaataatggggaagacggcctgagggagttgagactgcatctcaatagtagcaaacgggccctcccctgccaaatgctcataaatgataccgcgctctctatgtacctgagcttggcgttctgccatctgccaatACTCACTAacccaaataacatactgactgggtgacaacatcatgcgcagcagcgt
This genomic interval carries:
- the LOC125641918 gene encoding uncharacterized protein LOC125641918; translation: MAWHQGLSNPIPEFQLTLEEGAVPPGSTTKGRKRKRRSVPSQAVTWGAVKALVAAAQRRLAANQQPETPETLFVAILAQITANSVLIVCLLCLLFPVGVGSGALSPLRARMTYNLWERLASIANVTHFCLSNSVAAGELLGTCLIPVCHHPEEIGNETMLAAYANLSSQYSGMANWGPANYTLSHTAISLHTPYPAGANNVTCARVVNCTSTRVPLGCRQVSQPFLSCSHAINVSYNYGHIILPSGWFFTCGSRTFNYIPANLSDGTLCCLSRMTLILPFAGQKRSRRSVPLSDDCIADVELFSHAEYTALAASIVGVPALAIYTARTLNNLACFAAKAINTTSQAIALLNTEQHELRDAILDNRAAIDFLLLKHHLGCSTFQHMCCFNLTDNSRSIETRLAELANLTAHIRQDLGFEGFWNWLTGWLPSLGWLRQLFGYAVFVIVGLIFCCCCVQCIPSLLRLCRDPPW